In the Dolichospermum flos-aquae CCAP 1403/13F genome, TCTATTATCTATACACCATAAATATACAAACATGATATTTGATGGTAATAAACGGGTCGAATTGCGTCGTGTTAGACCTCGGCATCTAAATGAAGGTGATCTAATTCTTGTTTATGCTACATCTCCTGAAAAAGCATTGTTGGGAGTTCTGGAAGTAGAGAAAGTTGTAGAAATGTCTCCAAATAAACTTTGGAGAATTGTCAAAGATAAAGCTGGTATTAACTATGAAACTTTTCAAAAATATTATGAAAATTCACCAAATGCTTTTGCTATTTTCTTTAAAAAACCATTCAGTTTTGATACGCCAATTACTTTAGAAGAATTAAGAGAAGAATGGTCAGATTTTCGACCACCACAATGTTATTATTATTTAAAAGAAATGGAAATAAATCTCGTTAAAACTATGGCAAAATGTGATATTTTAGGATTATCTGAAAAATTTAAAATTTATCAAACTGAATTATTATCTTAAAAACTAATATTATTGTCATCGCTCATCTCGTAGGGTGCGTTAATGAAATGTAACGCACCGTTTTTTTATTAATATTTAACTGCCTGAATCAGGATATCCAGGATTAAAGGATTAACAGGATAATATTTGATATTGATATTCTGGAATATTTGAATTACCGCAATTTCTGAGGATGTAGATTAATATTAAAAAAACATCCTCTACATCCTCAAATCTTGTGCATCCTGATTCAGACAAAATGCAATTTATGAAAATATAGATGAATATTAAAAAACATCCTGTACATCCTCAAATCCTGAGTATCCTGATTCTGACAAAATACAATTTATGAAAATATAGATGAATATTAAAAAAACATCCTATACATCCTCAAATCCTGGACATCCTGATTCTGACAAATTTGGTATAATTAACATGATCATTAACTAATTGAGTAAACTATGAAAACACTAGACATAAAAGTAACTATAACAAATGATGGCAAATTATTAGTCAATTCTCCTGTAGATATACCGATGGGAGAATATAATGCTGTTCTTGTATTAGAAGATAGCCCAATTACTCATCATGTTCAAACTTCTGTGAAAAATGCTCAGGCTATTTTTAGAAAATATATTCCTGCTAGTAGAAAACTGTCTGAAGAATTAATTCAGGAACGAAAAGAGGAAAGTTTAAATGAGTGAAGTTGTTGTAGATGCTTCTGCTATTTTAGCTTTACTCAATCAACAGGGCAAGCGCATCTTATTTTTAGAATGCTTACTGGACAAAGGTTTTGACGATTGTTAATTTTTGTAACTAAAGGTTGAAA is a window encoding:
- a CDS encoding ASCH domain-containing protein — its product is MSPNVLLLSIHHKYTNMIFDGNKRVELRRVRPRHLNEGDLILVYATSPEKALLGVLEVEKVVEMSPNKLWRIVKDKAGINYETFQKYYENSPNAFAIFFKKPFSFDTPITLEELREEWSDFRPPQCYYYLKEMEINLVKTMAKCDILGLSEKFKIYQTELLS